From a region of the Cucumis sativus cultivar 9930 chromosome 6, Cucumber_9930_V3, whole genome shotgun sequence genome:
- the LOC101216075 gene encoding uncharacterized protein LOC101216075 → MKTTQGTKEPAQASRDSANDKAIEKANDKVNTTEAPITDSSSVSATSKDSKRVSPQDIEFVQNLIERCLQLYMNRDEVVKTLLTRARIDPGFTTLVWQKLEEENADFFRAYYIRLKLKKQILLFNHLLEHQYHLMKYPMPPKVPLAPIQNGIHPMPVNNNSLPMGYPVLQQSMAPVPGQPHIDTMGNGISSCHIVNGVPAPSNYHPIRMNSGNEALSSMSEVPVSPTSVASSGHFPFSASEISGIGAEASTLETAFTADVANSVGLQLPADGTDGNSRDSFRSLDQIQWNFSLTDLTADLSNLGDLGALGNYPGSPFLPSDSDILLDSPENEDLVEEFFVDSVPGPPGSQSDEEKT, encoded by the exons ATGAAGACTACACAG GGCACCAAAGAACCAGCTCAAGCTTCTCGTGATTCAGCAAATGACAAAGCAATTGAGAAAGCAAATGACAAAGTAAATACAACTGAGGCACCTATTACAGATTCAAGTTCTGTATCGGCAACAAGCAAAGATAGCAAGAGAGTCTCACCTCAAGATATTGAATTT GTCCAGAATTTAATTGAGCGATGCTTGCAATTATACATGAATAGAGATGAGGTGGTTAAAACACTCCTGACTCGTGCAAGAATTGATCCAGGATTTACAACTCTGG TATGgcagaaattggaagaagaaaatgccGACTTTTTCCGAGCTTATTATATAaggttgaaattgaaaaaacaaatcctCTTATTCAACCATTTGCTTGAGCACCAATATCACCTCATGAAGTATCCTATGCCTCCCAAGGTTCCATTGGCACCTATTCAGAATGGGATTCACCCTATGCCTG ttaataataatagctTACCTATGGGGTACCCGGTTCTTCAGCAATCGATGGCTCCAGTCCCAGGTCAACCCCATATTGATACTATGGGTAACGGAATATCAAGTTGTCATATAGTCAATGGAGTCCCTGCACCAAGTAACTATCATCCTATTCGGATGAATTCTGGGAACGA AGCATTGTCATCCATGTCAGAGGTTCCTGTGAGTCCTACATCTGTGGCATCCAGTGGTCATTTCCCATTCTCGGCATCAGAAATCTCCGGAATTGGAGCAGAAGCTTCAACTCTTGAGACTGCCTTCACGGCAGATGTTGCAAATTCTGTGGGTTTGCAACTTCCAGCAGATGGTACAGATGGAAATTCTCGGGATTCTTTTAGATCACTTGATCAAATTCAATGGAATTTTAGTCTGACAGATCTTACAGCAGATTTGTCAAATTTGGGAG ATTTAGGAGCTTTGGGAAATTATCCTGGGTCTCCGTTCCTGCCTTCTGATTCAGATATTTTGCTTGATTCTCCAGAGAATGAGGATTTAG TTGAGGAGTTTTTCGTTGATTCAGTGCCTGGGCCACCGGGCTCGCAATCGGATGAGGAGAAAACTTAG